The following coding sequences are from one Carassius auratus strain Wakin chromosome 15, ASM336829v1, whole genome shotgun sequence window:
- the LOC113115278 gene encoding transcription regulator protein BACH1-like encodes MSVDGPRTSVFTFQSAVHSRHVLRSLEELRHKELLCDVTVEVERRSFRAHSSVLASCSDYFYTRLTNHSRPNPTVRLPDEVTVEGFEPLLQFAYTAKLHFTKENILEIHRCAEFLGFQNLDKACFEFLVPKFSAGGVTSKKVEGKSKGLERSRTICSPNDQNPDTGEDRVPQDASTVMQAACATSSEESPKDCPPITNDKAMQLDLSTLYARSTAYHMGDGQDQFCLQNCGPPLPSSSMAAAEVCPFLSISSTGDNEKLHSSPAGDILAMEDDFQKDLAMDVHCEPPTDKDLDIASITEGHFDQCEGPLMSPSDASHLCPLNSAQSSGDLDSISGAPDLSNIGTEDNRVFDSNEQTFPELTPKDCATERSTVEREVAEHLAKGFWPDLSATLNETLPLDSIDQSSAGNGSDFHWLKHLDLGAAPDDCPFLRDLSSNDRQTSGGDTLSKEDTEDSPCMSPINSRENSECESDGDCAQCDSSEQVQEVDLPFPVEQISSMTRRAFLQMLKREQLTPEQLEFVQDVRRRSKNRMAAQRCRKRKLDCIYRLEGEIKKLRSEKEKLLHDHNQLKLSIEDVRQNLSGLCQSLSADGAPQSEQLRALARYFSSDCPTSVLLTPMASPSLAGPDQDAHANSSLDTFLADTCPEGDTAALRTPTAFLQDNVQSTDTDPAP; translated from the exons ATGTCTGTGGATGGCCCCCGGACCTCTGTTTTCACCTTTCAGTCCGCTGTTCACAGCCGTCATGTTCTGCGCTCGCTGGAGGAGCTGAGACACAAGGAGCTCTTGTGTGACGTGACGGTTGAAGTGGAGCGCAGGAGCTTTCGAGCGCACTCTTCAGTGCTGGCTTCCTGCAGCGACTATTTTTACACCAGACTTACAAACCACAGCCGACCAAACCCCACTGTCAGGTTACCGGATGAG GTCACGGTGGAAGGATTTGAACCTCTTCTGCAGTTTGCCTACACTGCAAAACTTCACTTCACGAAAGAAAACATCCTGGAGATCCACAGATGCGCCGAATTCCTCGGATTTCAAAACCTCGATAAAGCCTGCTTTGAATTCCTCGTCCCAAAGTTTTCCGCTGGTGGTGTGACCTCCAAAAAAGTGGAGGGTAAAAGCAAGGGCCTTGAGAGATCCCGAACCATCTGCAGTCCAAATGACCAAAACCCCGACACCGGAGAAGATCGCGTACCTCAAGATGCAAGCACTGTCATGCAAGCTGCATGCGCGACATCCTCTGAAGAAAGTCCTAAAGATTGTCCCCCCATCACAAATGACAAAGCAATGCAGTTAGATTTATCCACGCTTTACGCAAGAAGCACTGCATACCACATGGGTGACGGCCAAGATCAGTTTTGCCTACAGAACTGTGGCCCACCGTTGCCTTCCTCTTCCATGGCGGCCGCTGAAGTGTGTCCTTTCCTGTCTATTTCAAGCACCGGAGACAATGAGAAACTGCACTCTTCTCCAGCAGGGGACATTTTAGCAATGGAGGACGATTTCCAGAAGGATCTAGCAATGGATGTGCATTGCGAACCACCTACTGATAAAGACCTGGACATAGCCAGTATCACCGAGGGCCACTTTGACCAATGTGAAGGGCCTCTAATGTCGCCCTCCGACGCCAGCCACCTATGTCCTCTGAATTCTGCGCAGTCAAGCGGGGATTTGGACAGCATTTCTGGCGCGCCAGACCTCAGCAACATTGGCACCGAAGACAACCGGGTGTTTGATTCCAACGAACAAACCTTCCCTGAATTGACCCCCAAAGATTGCGCCACAGAACGAAGCACGGTGGAAAGGGAAGTGGCTGAGCATCTCGCGAAGGGTTTTTGGCCCGATTTGAGCGCCACGTTAAATGAGACGCTACCTTTGGACTCTATCGACCAGTCATCTGCAGGAAATGGCTCGGACTTCCACTGGTTAAAGCATCTGGATCTGGGCGCCGCGCCGGATGATTGTCCCTTCCTGCGAGACCTGAGCTCCAATGATAGACAGACCTCTGGAGGAGACACTCTGTCCAAAGAGGACACTGAAGACAGTCCCTGCATGTCCCCCATTAACTCGAGGGAAAACTCGGAGTGCGAATCGGACGGAGACTGTGCGCAGTGTGACAGCAGTGAACAAGTGCAAGAG GTGGATTTGCCATTCCCTGTGGAGCAAATTTCCAGCATGACCCGGAGAGCGTTCCTGCAGATGTTGAAACGCGAGCAGCTGACCCCGGAACAGCTGGAGTTTGTTCAGGATGTGAGACGGCGGAGTAAAAACCGCATGGCTGCACAGCGCTGCCGCAAGAGAAAGTTGGACTGCATCTACAGACTGGAGGGAGAAATTAAGAAACTG AGGAGCGAAAAGGAGAAATTGCTGCACGATCACAACCAGCTGAAGCTCAGCATAGAGGATGTGCGTCAGAACCTCTCAGGCCTGTGTCAGAGTCTCTCGGCAGACGGCGCGCCACAGTCTGAACAGCTGCGAGCACTGGCCAGGTACTTCTCCTCCGACTGTCCCACCTCCGTCCTCCTCACCCCCATGGCCTCTCCTAGCCTGGCTGGCCCAGACCAGGATGCCCATGCGAACTCCTCCCTGGACACCTTTCTTGCAGACACATGTCCTGAAGGAGACACTGCAGCACTCAGGACGCCCACTGCCTTCCTGCAAGACAACGTTCAGAGCACTGATACAGATCCAGCTCCGTGA